From Mustela erminea isolate mMusErm1 chromosome 1, mMusErm1.Pri, whole genome shotgun sequence, a single genomic window includes:
- the PDZRN3 gene encoding E3 ubiquitin-protein ligase PDZRN3 isoform X2 has protein sequence MGCSLCSLQKQEEQYKLLYEVCQVNGKDLSRATHDQAVEAFKTAKEPIVVQVLRRTPRTKMFTPPSESQLVDTGTQTDITFEHIMALTKMSSPTPPVLDPYLLPEEHPSAHEYCDPSDCMGGIHQEMDREELELEEVDLYRMNSQDKLGLTVCYRTDDEDDLGIYISEIDPNSIAAKDGRIREGDRIIQINGIEVQNREEAVALLTSEENKNFSLLIARPELQLDEGWMDDDRNDFLDQLHMDMLEEQHHQAMQFTAGVLQQKKHEEDGGTTDTATILSNQHEKDSGVGRTDESTRNDESSEQENNGDDATASSTPLAGQRKLTCSQDTLGSGDLPFSNESFLSADCADADYLGIPVDECERFRELLELKCQAKSSSPYSLYYASSPLDASKSDPESVDKELELLNEELRSIELECLSIVRAHKMQQLREQYRESWMLHHSGFRNYNTSVDVRRHELSDITELPEKSDKDSSSAYNTGESCRSTPLTLEMSPDNSLRRVAEGGGCTGSEGAAGSAEAYGPCPRNLLSITEDPEAGGASYSPPPPRELEPSQAPESRERRPSDDGGSPGPSPKLGGSYLPPFPHSPYKHAHIPAHAQHYQSYMQLIQQKSAVEYAQSQMSLVSMCKDLHSAGAAEARMEWKVKVRSDGTRYITKRPVRDRLLRERALKIREERSGMTTDDDAVSELKLGRYWSKEERKQHVVKAKEQRRRREFMMQSRLDCLKEQQAADDRKEMNILELSHKKMMKKRNKKIFDNWMTIQELLTHGTKSPDGTRVYNSFLSVTTV, from the exons GTCAACGGTAAAGACTTATCCAGAGCGACTCATGACCAGGCTGTGGAAGCTTTCAAGACCGCCAAGGAGCCCATTGTGGTACAGGTGTTGAGGAGAACGCCTCGGACCAAAATGTTCACGCCTCCGTCAGAGTCGCAGCTGGTAGACACGGGAACCCAGACGGACATCACCTTCGAGCACATCATGGCGCTCACCAAGATGTCCTCTCCCACACCACCTGTGCTGGATCCTTATCTCCTGCCAGAGGA GCATCCCTCGGCCCACGAGTACTGTGACCCCAGTGACTGCATGGGCGGCATCCATCAGGAAATGGACAGGGAGGAGCTGGAGTTGGAG GAAGTAGATCTCTACAGAATGAACAGCCAAGACAAGCTGGGCCTCACCGTGTGCTACCGGACAGATGATGAAGATGACCTTGGGATTTACATAAGTGAG ATCGACCCTAACAGCATTGCGGCCAAGGATGGGCGCATCCGAGAAGGAGACCGCATTATCCAG attaatggGATAGAGGTACAGAACCGTGAAGAGGCTGTGGCTCTCCTAAccagtgaagaaaataagaacttttcCTTGCTGATTGCAAGGCCTGAACTCCAG CTGGACGAGGGCTGGATGGACGATGACCGCAACGACTTCCTGGATCAGCTGCACATGGACATGCTGGAGGAGCAGCACCATCAGGCCATGCAGTTCACCGCGGGCGTGCTGCAGCag AAGAAGCACGAAGAAGACGGGGGGACCACCGATACAGCCACCATCCTGTCCAACCAGCACGAGAAGGACAGCGGCGTGGGACGCACTGACGAGAGCACGCGCAACGACGAGAGCTCGGAGCAGGAGAACAACGGCGACGACGCCACCGCCTCGTCCACCCCGCTGGCCGGACAGAGGAAGCTCACGTGCAGCCAGGACACCCTGGGCAGCGGCGACCTGCCCTTCAGCAATGAGTCCTTCCTGTCGGCCGACTGCGCCGACGCCGACTACCTGGGCATCCCGGTGGACGAGTGTGAGCGCTTCCGGGAGCTCCTGGAGCTCAAGTGCCAGGCCAAGAGCAGCAGCCCCTACAGCCTGTACTACGCCAGCAGCCCCCTGGACGCCAGCAAGAGCGACCCCGAGAGCGTGGACAAGGAGCTGGAGCTGCTGAACGAGGAGCTGCGCAGCATCGAGCTGGAGTGCCTGAGCATCGTGCGGGCGCACAAGATGCAGCAGCTCCGCGAGCAGTACCGCGAGTCGTGGATGCTGCACCACAGCGGCTTCCGCAACTACAACACCAGCGTGGATGTGCGCCGCCACGAGCTGTCGGACATCACCGAGCTCCCCGAGAAATCCGACAAGGACAGCTCGAGCGCCTACAACACGGGCGAGAGCTGCCGCAGCACCCCGCTCACCTTGGAAATGTCCCCCGACAACTCCTTGAGGAGAGTGGCGGAGGGCGGCGGCTGCACGGGCAGCGAGGGGGCCGCGGGGAGCGCGGAGGCCTACGGGCCATGCCCCAGGAACCTGCTCTCCATCACGGAAGATCCGGAGGCGGGCGGCGCCAGCTACAGCCCGCCGCCGCCCCGAGAGCTGGAGCCCAGCCAGGCCCCGGAGAGCAGGGAGCGGAGGCCCAGCGACGACGGCGGCAGCCCCGGcccaagccccaagctgggtggCTCCTACCTGCCACCTTTCCCGCACTCGCCCTACAAACACGCGCACATCCCGGCGCACGCGCAGCACTACCAGAGCTACATGCAGCTGATCCAGCAGAAGTCGGCCGTGGAGTACGCGCAGAGCCAGATGAGCCTGGTGAGCATGTGCAAGGACCTGCACTCGGCCGGCGCCGCCGAGGCCCGCATGGAGTGGAAGGTCAAGGTCCGCAGCGACGGCACGCGCTACATCACCAAGCGGCCGGTGCGCGACCGCCTGCTGCGGGAGCGCGCGCTCAAGATCCGCGAGGAGCGCAGCGGCATGACCACCGACGACGACGCGGTGAGCGAGCTGAAGCTGGGCCGCTACTGGAGCAAGGAGGAGCGCAAGCAGCACGTGGTGAAGGCCAAGGAGCAGCGGCGCCGGCGCGAGTTCATGATGCAGAGCCGGCTCGACTGCCTGAAGGAGCAGCAGGCGGCCGACGACAGGAAGGAGATGAACATCCTGGAACTGAGCCACAAAAAGATGATGaagaagaggaacaaaaagaTCTTTGACAATTGGATGACAATCCAAGAACTCCTAACCCACGGCACAAAGTCCCCGGATGGCACGAGAGTGTACAATTCCTTCTTGTCCGTGACGACTGTATAA